The following coding sequences are from one Mycobacterium bourgelatii window:
- a CDS encoding DUF3253 domain-containing protein: MTRIRDELRRVLDDGGPAADDAEMALADGPVRQRLRSSIRALAAHRGPKSSICPSDAARAVGRDDWRDLMGDARDLARELAKSGVVEITQRGDVLDPDGAWRGPIRIRIVPR; this comes from the coding sequence ATGACTCGGATACGTGACGAACTTCGCAGGGTGCTTGACGACGGGGGTCCGGCGGCTGACGACGCCGAAATGGCGCTGGCCGATGGGCCCGTCCGGCAACGACTGAGGTCATCGATCCGCGCGCTGGCCGCGCACCGCGGCCCGAAGAGCAGCATTTGTCCATCCGACGCCGCCCGCGCCGTCGGCCGCGACGACTGGCGCGACCTCATGGGCGACGCCCGTGACCTGGCCCGGGAATTGGCCAAATCAGGGGTCGTGGAGATCACCCAGCGCGGCGACGTCCTTGATCCCGACGGCGCGTGGCGCGGTCCCATCCGGATCAGAATCGTCCCTCGTTGA
- a CDS encoding spore photoproduct lyase family protein, which produces MTSILPNDGSAGRVPIALADRLLDIRRIYHEPNIERFARAQQVLDRFPDAQRIEVPSHQAIPGLYGNEGNVEDWVRIKREVLVLGEKKSLSARRNERSSDWIAPSTANGCAMACSYCYVPRRKGYANPITVFTNIERITGYLDRHAARQGVKPAPNQCDPVDWVYDIGENSDCSVDAMVSDNVRDLVELFARIPNAKASFATKLVNPDLLGYDPRGGTRVRFSLMPAETSRVVDIRTAKVADRIAALDDFVEAGYEVHLNFSPVIVHEGWLTDWAELLEQIADGTNERTKRQLAAEVIFLTHNEGLHDVNLGWHPKGEELLWRPDLQQLKRSQSGQWNVRYKSPWKGRWVQELTDLIAVKLPTCRVRYAF; this is translated from the coding sequence ATGACGTCCATCCTCCCGAACGACGGCAGCGCGGGGCGAGTGCCCATCGCACTCGCCGACCGACTCCTGGACATCAGACGCATCTACCACGAACCGAACATCGAGAGGTTTGCACGGGCCCAACAGGTGCTGGACCGGTTTCCCGACGCCCAGCGCATCGAGGTGCCTTCCCACCAAGCGATACCGGGTCTTTACGGCAACGAGGGCAATGTCGAGGACTGGGTCCGGATCAAGCGCGAGGTGCTCGTTCTCGGCGAGAAGAAGAGCCTGTCAGCGCGCCGCAACGAACGGTCCAGCGATTGGATAGCGCCCTCCACCGCCAACGGCTGCGCGATGGCCTGCTCCTATTGCTACGTCCCGCGCCGCAAGGGCTACGCCAACCCGATCACCGTCTTCACCAACATCGAACGGATCACCGGCTATCTGGACCGGCACGCCGCCCGGCAAGGCGTCAAGCCCGCACCCAACCAATGCGACCCGGTTGACTGGGTCTACGACATCGGCGAAAACAGCGACTGCTCGGTCGACGCCATGGTGTCGGACAACGTGCGCGACCTCGTCGAGCTGTTCGCCCGCATTCCGAATGCCAAGGCCAGCTTCGCGACCAAGCTGGTCAACCCCGACCTGCTCGGCTACGACCCCCGGGGGGGAACCCGGGTGCGGTTCAGCCTGATGCCGGCGGAGACGTCGCGGGTCGTCGACATCCGGACGGCCAAGGTGGCCGACCGGATCGCCGCCCTGGACGACTTCGTCGAGGCTGGATACGAAGTGCACCTGAATTTCAGCCCGGTGATCGTCCACGAGGGGTGGTTGACCGACTGGGCGGAGCTGCTCGAGCAGATCGCCGACGGAACCAACGAACGCACCAAACGGCAGCTCGCCGCCGAAGTGATCTTCTTGACCCACAACGAGGGCTTGCACGACGTCAATCTCGGCTGGCATCCCAAAGGTGAAGAGTTGCTTTGGCGTCCGGACCTGCAGCAGCTCAAGCGCAGTCAGAGCGGCCAGTGGAATGTCCGGTACAAGAGCCCTTGGAAGGGTCGGTGGGTGCAGGAGCTGACCGACCTGATCGCGGTCAAGCTGCCGACCTGTCGGGTCCGCTACGCGTTCTGA
- a CDS encoding YihY/virulence factor BrkB family protein, with product MTDVDTGNTSSEREQRPLDPDDPSKPESPDDLTRASWMFVLRKTAFEFRKDQCLDLAAALTYYAVLSLFPALLVLVSLLGVIGEGRRTTDALVDVAAQLVPDSALDMLRQPIQQVVDNPSAGVALVVSALAALWSASGYIGAFGRAMNRIYEIGEGRPMWKLRPQQMLLTLAGLLLAAATGFLLIVSGPISKAIGGAIGLGSAAQTAWAVAKWPVVLLLVTLAVAMLYYATPNIQQPKFRWLSLGAAVAIVVWALASLGFGLYVSRFGSYDKTYGAVGGVIVFLLWLWITNVALLFGAELDAELERGRQLQAGIAAEHELQLPPKDTRVIEKNEAAERKDIARGRWLRRNRGRNRVKNRGAQNA from the coding sequence ATGACCGACGTCGACACCGGCAACACCTCGTCAGAGCGCGAGCAGCGCCCGCTCGACCCCGACGACCCGAGCAAGCCGGAATCACCTGACGATCTGACGAGGGCCTCGTGGATGTTCGTGCTGCGAAAAACCGCCTTCGAATTCCGCAAGGATCAGTGTCTCGACCTGGCCGCGGCGCTCACCTATTACGCGGTGCTGTCGTTATTTCCCGCGTTGCTGGTGCTGGTGTCACTGCTGGGCGTAATCGGCGAGGGCCGACGTACCACCGACGCCCTTGTCGACGTGGCGGCCCAACTGGTTCCCGACTCCGCACTCGACATGCTGCGCCAACCGATCCAGCAGGTCGTAGACAATCCTTCGGCGGGTGTCGCTCTGGTGGTCAGCGCGCTCGCCGCGCTGTGGTCGGCGTCCGGCTACATCGGCGCGTTCGGACGCGCGATGAACCGCATCTACGAGATCGGCGAGGGGCGCCCGATGTGGAAGCTGCGCCCACAGCAAATGCTGTTGACATTGGCGGGATTGCTGCTGGCCGCCGCCACCGGTTTCCTCTTGATCGTCAGCGGCCCGATCAGTAAGGCGATCGGCGGCGCAATCGGTCTGGGCAGCGCCGCGCAGACAGCATGGGCGGTGGCAAAGTGGCCGGTCGTCCTGCTGCTCGTCACGCTGGCGGTCGCGATGCTCTATTACGCGACGCCGAATATCCAGCAGCCGAAGTTTCGTTGGCTTAGCCTCGGCGCCGCCGTCGCCATCGTGGTCTGGGCACTGGCCTCCCTCGGATTCGGCCTGTACGTAAGTCGTTTCGGCAGTTACGACAAGACCTACGGCGCGGTGGGCGGCGTCATTGTGTTCCTGCTGTGGCTGTGGATTACCAACGTGGCACTGCTGTTCGGCGCTGAGCTCGACGCCGAGCTGGAACGGGGGCGACAACTGCAGGCCGGCATCGCCGCCGAACACGAGCTGCAATTACCGCCCAAAGACACCCGGGTCATCGAGAAGAACGAAGCCGCCGAACGCAAGGACATCGCCCGGGGCCGATGGCTGCGCAGGAACCGGGGCAGAAACCGGGTGAAAAATCGGGGCGCTCAGAACGCGTAG
- a CDS encoding SGNH/GDSL hydrolase family protein, translated as MSLHTKLVGAAATLVAATAVCAAPTRPGSDPAPTISTTGMTYVALGDSAAAAPLVPYQADPPGCLKSTNDYPSVLARGIGARSFSDVTCSGATTADVTYRAQQTRRGSVAPQIDAIGVDTELITVTIGGNDIGLAGSASKCRRASLSLPACFDDLAATGEDRFSAAIRRQIPVWEDMVDAIRTRAPGARIVLVGYGTYVRPGGCFGRQPINPRDADYFQAKVDELDEAQRALATRKQVDFFDTRPVSVGHDMCAAAEDRYFEGFVLSHEAAPLHPNGMGAAAVANALAQHLATTPTNT; from the coding sequence TTGAGTCTTCACACGAAGCTCGTCGGCGCCGCCGCCACTCTGGTCGCCGCCACGGCGGTTTGCGCGGCACCGACCCGACCGGGCTCTGACCCCGCCCCCACGATCAGCACGACGGGAATGACCTACGTCGCGCTCGGCGACTCTGCGGCCGCGGCGCCCTTGGTGCCGTATCAAGCCGACCCGCCGGGATGCCTGAAGTCGACCAACGACTACCCCTCGGTCCTGGCCAGGGGCATCGGCGCCCGCAGCTTCAGTGACGTCACCTGCAGCGGTGCCACCACTGCCGATGTCACCTACCGGGCGCAACAGACGCGGCGCGGATCGGTTGCTCCGCAGATCGACGCGATCGGCGTCGACACGGAGTTGATCACCGTCACCATCGGCGGAAACGACATCGGGCTAGCCGGCAGTGCTTCCAAATGCCGGCGCGCCTCGTTGTCTCTGCCGGCCTGTTTCGACGACCTCGCCGCCACCGGGGAGGACCGGTTCAGCGCGGCGATCCGTCGCCAGATTCCGGTCTGGGAAGACATGGTGGACGCGATCCGGACGAGGGCGCCAGGCGCGCGGATTGTTCTCGTCGGTTACGGCACGTACGTCCGGCCCGGTGGATGTTTCGGACGGCAGCCCATCAATCCGCGAGATGCCGACTACTTCCAGGCCAAGGTCGACGAACTCGACGAGGCACAACGGGCGCTGGCGACCAGGAAGCAGGTGGACTTCTTCGACACCAGGCCGGTGTCGGTCGGACACGACATGTGCGCCGCGGCCGAAGATCGGTATTTCGAAGGGTTCGTCCTGAGCCATGAAGCCGCGCCACTACATCCGAACGGCATGGGCGCCGCCGCGGTGGCCAACGCGTTGGCCCAGCACCTGGCCACAACTCCGACAAACACCTAA
- a CDS encoding PPE family protein, SVP subgroup has protein sequence MDFASLPPEVNSARMYAGPGAGPMLAAAAAWEALAAELQSTASAYDATIAGLTAGPWLGPASMLMADATAPFGGWLWATAAQAERTATQATAAAAAYEAAFAATVPPPVVAANRALLVALVATNFFGQNTPAIAVTEAQYAEMWAQDAATMLGYAGESAAATSLIPFSEPAAIVDPAGALGQAASVAEAAGLSAGQAQGTVWNAAEAFSAVPDALNTLASPAAGLTPLDALDIFDVMVGVGGVGVDAPLAGTALPYDVAAYYNGLHTDELVSGWAGVEPWPAVGPAPVAPFPPLGSAVSAGVGEAASVGRLSVPTGWTVAAPEMRLLANALPAANIAAAAEGSAVEAGGLLGQMALAGMAGRAMAGPIGGGGAATRVRSGERVKGATSKPSGEAVEPPKVPAGGPITSIAAELRELASLRDSGILTEEEFVQQKQRLLTY, from the coding sequence ATGGATTTCGCATCGCTGCCGCCGGAGGTCAACTCCGCCCGGATGTATGCCGGGCCCGGTGCGGGCCCGATGTTGGCCGCTGCCGCGGCGTGGGAGGCGCTGGCCGCTGAGCTGCAAAGCACCGCCAGCGCGTACGACGCGACGATTGCGGGGCTGACCGCTGGACCGTGGTTGGGTCCGGCGTCGATGTTGATGGCGGACGCGACCGCGCCGTTCGGGGGCTGGTTGTGGGCCACCGCCGCCCAGGCTGAGCGGACGGCGACGCAGGCCACCGCCGCGGCCGCCGCGTACGAGGCGGCTTTCGCGGCGACCGTGCCGCCGCCGGTGGTCGCGGCCAACCGTGCCCTGCTGGTCGCATTGGTCGCGACGAATTTCTTCGGACAGAACACGCCGGCGATTGCGGTCACCGAGGCCCAATATGCCGAGATGTGGGCGCAAGATGCCGCAACCATGCTCGGCTATGCCGGCGAGTCGGCAGCCGCCACGTCGCTGATCCCGTTCAGCGAACCGGCCGCGATTGTCGATCCGGCCGGGGCGCTCGGACAAGCCGCTTCGGTCGCCGAAGCGGCCGGCCTCTCCGCTGGCCAGGCGCAAGGCACCGTGTGGAATGCCGCTGAGGCGTTTTCGGCCGTGCCTGACGCCTTGAACACCCTCGCGAGTCCCGCTGCGGGTTTGACGCCGTTGGACGCGCTCGACATCTTCGACGTGATGGTGGGCGTTGGTGGCGTCGGCGTCGACGCGCCACTGGCTGGCACGGCGCTCCCCTACGACGTCGCCGCCTATTACAACGGTCTGCACACTGACGAACTGGTAAGCGGTTGGGCCGGGGTTGAGCCGTGGCCCGCCGTGGGGCCTGCGCCGGTAGCGCCTTTTCCGCCGCTCGGTTCGGCGGTGTCGGCGGGTGTCGGCGAGGCCGCTTCGGTGGGTCGATTGTCCGTGCCAACCGGCTGGACCGTGGCGGCCCCGGAAATGCGCCTGCTGGCCAATGCATTGCCGGCCGCCAACATCGCCGCGGCCGCAGAAGGATCCGCAGTGGAGGCCGGAGGCCTGCTCGGTCAGATGGCGCTGGCCGGTATGGCCGGGCGCGCCATGGCCGGCCCGATCGGCGGTGGCGGCGCGGCGACACGCGTCCGGAGTGGTGAGCGCGTGAAGGGTGCCACAAGCAAGCCGAGCGGTGAGGCGGTCGAGCCGCCGAAGGTCCCGGCCGGCGGCCCGATCACCAGCATCGCCGCTGAGCTGCGTGAACTGGCTTCGCTGCGGGATTCGGGCATCCTCACCGAGGAAGAATTCGTTCAGCAGAAGCAGCGCCTGCTGACCTATTGA
- the hrpA gene encoding ATP-dependent RNA helicase HrpA translates to MAEPSIAEMRRRLDNLTTRDAARLGRRLKNLRGANPEKLRQLVTQVEAAEALVTTRLAAVPTITYPELPVSDRRHDIAEAINAHQVVVVAGETGSGKTTQLPKICLELGRGVRGTIGHTQPRRLAARTVAQRIADELQTPLGDVVGYSVRFTDQVSDRTLIKLMTDGILLAEIQRDRRLLRYDTLILDEAHERSLNIDFLLGYLRQLLPRRPDLKVIVTSATIEPQRFADHFDGAPIIEVSGRTYPVEIRYRPLEVPVAAGTRQDSSDPDDPDHEIVRTEIRDEVDAIVDAIRELENEPPGDVLVFLSGEREIRDTAEALAGLPDRLQRTEVLPLYARLPTAEQQKVFAPHTGRRIVLATNVAETSLTVPGIRYVVDPGNARISRYSRRLKVQRLPIEPISQASAAQRAGRSGRLAPGVCIRLYSEEDFEARPRYTDPEILRTNLAAVILQMAALQLGDIENFPFLDPPDRRSVRDGVQLLQELGAFDQQGAITDLGRRLARLPVDPRLGRMILQSQAEGCVREVLVLAAALTIPDPRERPSDREEAARQKHARFADESSDFLSYLNLWRYLREQRKILSGNAFRRLCRNEFLHYLRIREWQDLVGQLRSIARDLGVTESDDDADPASIHAALLAGLLSHVGMRREDGREYQGARNSRFVLAPGSVLSKRPPRWVVVAELVETSRLYGRTAARIQPEIVERVAGDLVQRTYSEPHWDAARGEVLAYERVTLYGLPLVARRRVGYARVDPVVSRELFIRHALVEGDWQTRHHFFRDNARLRAQLEELEERARRRDLLVGDDEVYALYDARIPAEVVSARHFDAWWKKQRHRTPDLLTFTRDDLLRTTDTGDADRPDRWEAGDVALPLTYRFEPGAADDGVTVHVPIDVLARLGGDEFAWQVPALREELVTALIRALPKDLRRNFVPAPDTARAVLSNLDPAGEPLLAALQRELHRRTGVLVPINAFDLEKLPAHLRVTFAIEADGAEVARGKDLAALQQRLATPARQAVAEAVAGELERKGLRSWPDGLEALPRVVECTVGGRAVRGFPAFVAAGDAVDLRVFATSAEQDEAMRPGLRRLVRTSVPSPVKAVERQLNPRSRLTLGVNPDGSLAALLEDCADAAVDALIPAAVWTRDEFAALRDRVTQSLVATTADIVGRVEKVLAAAQEVELLLPPNPPPSQAEAIADVRAQLDRLLPRGFVTATGRDHLADLTRYLTAIGRRLDRLPHAVEADRQRMQRVHNVQDAYDELLHALPPARRQAVAVRDIARQIEELRVSLWAQQLGTPRPVSEQRIYRAIDTLLDQA, encoded by the coding sequence ATGGCCGAACCGTCCATCGCCGAAATGCGCCGACGGCTCGATAACCTCACCACTCGCGATGCGGCGCGGCTGGGCAGGCGGTTGAAGAACCTGCGCGGGGCGAACCCCGAAAAGCTGCGACAACTCGTCACCCAAGTGGAGGCGGCCGAAGCTCTGGTCACCACCCGGCTCGCGGCTGTTCCCACGATCACCTACCCCGAACTGCCGGTCAGCGACCGGCGCCACGACATTGCCGAAGCGATCAATGCGCACCAAGTCGTGGTCGTTGCCGGTGAAACCGGATCCGGTAAGACCACCCAGCTGCCCAAGATCTGCCTGGAGCTGGGTCGCGGAGTACGCGGAACCATCGGACACACCCAGCCTCGTCGCCTCGCCGCCCGCACCGTCGCGCAACGGATCGCCGACGAGTTGCAGACCCCGCTCGGCGACGTTGTCGGTTACAGCGTGCGGTTCACCGACCAGGTCAGCGACCGCACCCTGATCAAGTTGATGACCGACGGCATCCTGCTCGCCGAGATACAGCGTGACCGTCGCCTGCTGCGCTACGACACCCTGATCCTCGACGAGGCCCACGAGCGCAGTCTGAACATCGACTTTCTGCTGGGCTACCTGCGCCAACTGTTACCGCGGCGCCCCGATCTGAAGGTGATCGTCACGTCGGCGACGATCGAGCCGCAACGCTTCGCCGACCACTTCGACGGCGCTCCCATCATCGAGGTATCCGGACGGACCTACCCGGTCGAGATTCGCTACCGGCCCCTCGAAGTTCCCGTGGCAGCGGGCACCCGGCAAGATTCCAGCGATCCCGACGATCCCGACCACGAAATCGTCCGCACCGAGATCCGCGACGAAGTCGACGCCATCGTCGACGCGATCCGCGAACTCGAGAACGAGCCGCCGGGTGATGTCCTGGTGTTCCTGTCGGGGGAGCGCGAGATCCGTGACACCGCAGAGGCTCTCGCGGGGTTGCCGGATCGTTTGCAGCGCACTGAGGTCCTTCCTCTGTACGCCCGGCTTCCCACCGCCGAGCAGCAGAAGGTTTTCGCACCCCATACCGGTCGGCGCATCGTGTTGGCCACCAACGTCGCCGAAACATCGCTGACCGTGCCCGGGATTCGTTACGTCGTGGATCCGGGGAACGCCCGCATTTCGCGGTACAGCCGCCGGTTGAAGGTGCAGAGATTACCGATAGAACCCATTTCGCAGGCCTCCGCCGCACAGCGGGCCGGTCGGTCCGGCCGACTCGCGCCCGGCGTATGCATCCGCCTGTACTCCGAGGAGGACTTCGAGGCGCGCCCGCGTTACACCGATCCCGAGATCCTGCGCACCAACCTGGCCGCGGTGATTCTGCAGATGGCGGCGTTGCAACTCGGCGATATCGAGAACTTTCCGTTCCTCGACCCGCCGGACCGGCGCAGCGTCCGCGACGGCGTCCAGTTGCTTCAGGAACTCGGTGCGTTTGACCAACAGGGCGCCATCACCGATCTCGGTCGCCGCCTGGCGCGGCTGCCGGTCGACCCGCGGTTGGGCCGGATGATTCTGCAGTCCCAGGCTGAGGGGTGCGTACGGGAGGTTCTGGTGCTCGCCGCGGCGCTGACCATCCCCGACCCGCGGGAACGTCCCTCCGACCGCGAGGAGGCCGCCCGCCAGAAGCATGCCCGGTTCGCGGATGAAAGCTCCGACTTCCTCAGTTACCTCAACCTCTGGCGCTACCTGCGTGAACAGCGAAAAATATTGTCCGGCAATGCTTTCAGGCGCTTGTGTCGCAATGAGTTTCTGCACTACCTGCGCATCCGCGAGTGGCAGGATCTGGTCGGGCAGTTGCGCAGCATCGCGCGCGACCTCGGCGTGACGGAGTCCGACGACGATGCGGACCCGGCGTCGATCCACGCGGCGCTGCTCGCCGGGCTGTTGTCGCACGTGGGCATGCGAAGAGAGGACGGCCGCGAGTACCAAGGCGCGCGGAATTCGCGGTTCGTCCTCGCACCCGGCTCGGTGCTCAGCAAGCGCCCGCCGCGCTGGGTGGTGGTGGCAGAGCTCGTCGAGACCAGTCGCCTCTACGGCCGGACCGCCGCCCGCATTCAACCGGAGATCGTCGAACGGGTGGCCGGCGACCTGGTCCAGCGCACCTACAGCGAACCGCACTGGGACGCCGCTCGCGGCGAGGTGCTGGCGTATGAGCGGGTGACGCTCTACGGCCTGCCGTTGGTCGCCCGGCGTCGGGTGGGATACGCCCGGGTGGATCCGGTGGTATCACGGGAATTGTTCATCCGGCACGCGCTGGTGGAGGGGGACTGGCAGACCCGCCACCACTTCTTCCGCGACAACGCCCGACTGCGGGCGCAACTCGAGGAGCTGGAGGAGCGGGCCCGTCGCCGCGACCTGCTCGTCGGCGACGACGAGGTGTACGCGCTCTACGACGCCCGCATCCCCGCCGAGGTCGTCTCCGCGCGACACTTCGACGCCTGGTGGAAGAAGCAGCGGCACCGCACCCCCGACCTGCTGACGTTTACTCGAGACGACCTGCTGCGCACCACCGACACCGGCGACGCCGACCGGCCGGACAGATGGGAAGCCGGCGATGTTGCGCTGCCGCTGACCTATCGGTTCGAGCCAGGTGCAGCCGACGACGGTGTGACGGTGCACGTGCCGATCGACGTGCTGGCCCGCCTAGGTGGTGACGAGTTCGCCTGGCAGGTACCGGCATTGCGGGAAGAGTTGGTGACCGCCCTCATCCGGGCGTTGCCGAAAGACCTCCGGCGCAACTTTGTTCCCGCGCCCGACACCGCCCGCGCGGTGCTGTCCAATCTGGATCCAGCCGGCGAGCCGCTACTCGCGGCATTGCAACGCGAATTACACCGTCGCACCGGTGTTTTGGTGCCCATCAATGCATTCGATCTGGAAAAGTTACCAGCGCATCTGCGGGTCACCTTCGCCATCGAAGCCGACGGTGCGGAGGTCGCCCGCGGCAAAGACCTTGCGGCACTGCAGCAGCGACTTGCTACACCGGCCAGACAAGCCGTCGCCGAAGCCGTCGCCGGCGAGCTGGAACGGAAGGGTTTGCGCTCCTGGCCCGACGGCTTGGAGGCGCTGCCGCGCGTCGTCGAATGCACCGTGGGCGGACGCGCCGTTCGGGGCTTTCCGGCTTTCGTGGCGGCGGGCGATGCGGTCGACCTTAGGGTGTTCGCGACGTCGGCGGAGCAAGACGAGGCCATGCGGCCCGGCTTGCGGCGCTTGGTGCGCACAAGCGTGCCGTCGCCAGTCAAAGCCGTTGAGCGCCAACTGAACCCACGGTCCCGCCTGACCCTGGGGGTCAACCCGGACGGCTCGCTGGCCGCCCTGTTGGAGGACTGCGCGGATGCCGCGGTCGACGCGTTGATACCCGCCGCGGTGTGGACGCGCGATGAGTTCGCCGCATTGCGGGATCGCGTGACCCAATCGCTCGTGGCGACGACCGCCGACATCGTCGGACGCGTCGAAAAGGTGCTGGCCGCGGCCCAAGAGGTCGAACTGTTGCTGCCCCCCAACCCGCCGCCGTCGCAGGCCGAGGCGATTGCCGACGTACGCGCGCAACTGGATCGGCTGTTGCCGCGCGGGTTCGTCACCGCCACGGGCCGCGATCACCTCGCCGACCTCACTCGCTACCTGACTGCGATTGGTCGGCGCCTCGACCGGTTGCCGCACGCGGTCGAAGCCGACCGGCAGCGGATGCAACGCGTACACAACGTGCAGGACGCCTACGACGAACTGCTGCACGCACTCCCGCCCGCGCGGCGGCAAGCCGTGGCGGTCCGCGACATCGCGCGGCAAATCGAGGAGCTTCGGGTCAGCCTGTGGGCCCAGCAACTCGGGACACCGCGTCCGGTCAGCGAGCAGCGGATCTACCGGGCGATCGACACCCTGCTCGATCAAGCGTGA
- a CDS encoding aldehyde dehydrogenase family protein, translated as MSVQAVLDEVRNRPGTGDVIPVINPSTEEQITEFTDCGPEAVNDAVARAKETAESGAWSGKPDYERAKVLWRVGELIDQNAELLAELEMLNAGMYPAQAKMQVSVGAEWFRYYAGWCTKIEGIARDVNTGGLTGVDSHMHTYTLREPYAVVGLIFPWNGPVFNFCAKLAPSLAAGCSSVVKPAEETPLSALVLMRLLAEAGVPDGVANLVNGYGHTVGAAITAHPDVEKVAFTGSTEVGREIVHASARSNLNKVTLELGGKSPVVIFDDAKLKKAITLAAFGTFVHSGQACVCGSRILVQRSVYDQVVEGIAAIGNHLKMGAPNEEGTMSGPLISQKQLNRVLGYLEQGKVEGAEIVSGGYRLDRKGYFVHPTVVTRVDPDTSRLFQEEIFGPVVTILPFEDEDEAVALANNSTYGLAATVWTKDLGRAHRLAKRLKAGTVGLNCQMQYDHSMPFGGYKQSGWGLESGKAGIETYLQTKIVWAQM; from the coding sequence ATGAGCGTTCAGGCCGTACTAGACGAGGTGCGCAACCGACCGGGGACCGGTGACGTGATCCCGGTCATCAATCCCTCGACCGAGGAGCAGATCACCGAATTCACCGACTGCGGGCCAGAGGCTGTCAACGACGCGGTCGCGCGGGCGAAGGAGACCGCCGAGTCTGGGGCGTGGTCCGGCAAGCCGGACTATGAACGCGCCAAGGTGTTGTGGCGGGTCGGCGAGTTGATCGACCAGAATGCCGAACTCCTCGCCGAGCTCGAAATGCTGAATGCCGGCATGTATCCCGCGCAGGCCAAGATGCAGGTGTCCGTGGGTGCCGAGTGGTTCCGCTACTACGCGGGCTGGTGCACGAAGATCGAGGGCATCGCGCGCGACGTCAACACCGGCGGTCTGACCGGTGTCGACTCACACATGCACACGTACACGCTCAGGGAGCCGTACGCAGTGGTGGGGCTGATCTTCCCGTGGAACGGACCGGTGTTCAACTTCTGCGCCAAGCTGGCTCCGTCGCTGGCCGCGGGTTGCAGCAGTGTGGTCAAACCCGCTGAGGAGACGCCACTTTCGGCACTCGTCCTGATGCGGTTGCTGGCCGAGGCAGGCGTGCCCGACGGGGTAGCGAACCTGGTGAACGGTTACGGGCACACGGTCGGTGCGGCCATCACCGCCCACCCCGACGTCGAAAAAGTCGCGTTCACCGGTTCGACGGAAGTCGGGCGTGAGATCGTGCACGCCTCGGCGCGCAGCAACCTCAACAAGGTCACCCTGGAGCTCGGCGGCAAGTCCCCGGTGGTGATCTTCGACGACGCGAAACTGAAGAAGGCCATCACGCTGGCCGCCTTCGGCACCTTCGTGCACTCCGGGCAGGCGTGCGTGTGCGGCTCCCGAATCCTGGTGCAGCGCAGCGTCTATGACCAAGTGGTGGAAGGCATTGCCGCGATTGGCAACCACCTCAAGATGGGTGCCCCGAACGAAGAGGGCACCATGAGCGGGCCCCTGATCAGTCAGAAGCAACTGAACCGCGTCCTTGGTTATCTCGAGCAGGGCAAGGTCGAGGGCGCCGAAATCGTCAGCGGCGGTTACCGACTCGACCGCAAGGGGTACTTCGTGCATCCGACGGTCGTAACGCGGGTCGACCCAGACACCAGCCGGCTGTTTCAGGAGGAGATCTTCGGGCCCGTCGTCACGATTCTGCCGTTCGAAGACGAGGACGAGGCCGTCGCGCTGGCCAACAACAGCACCTATGGGCTGGCCGCCACCGTGTGGACCAAAGACCTTGGCCGCGCGCACCGGCTGGCGAAGCGGCTCAAGGCGGGCACCGTCGGGTTGAACTGCCAGATGCAGTACGACCACTCGATGCCGTTCGGCGGCTACAAGCAGTCCGGCTGGGGCCTCGAGTCCGGCAAGGCGGGCATAGAGACCTACCTGCAGACCAAGATCGTCTGGGCGCAGATGTAG
- a CDS encoding pyridoxamine 5'-phosphate oxidase family protein: MPTMSSAEREAFLADVQIGVIAVERPDRAPLAVPVWYGYQPGGDVVLWTERDSVKEKLIRAAGRFSIAVQDEQPPYRYVTAEGDVTAIEPAQDDEARAIAVRYLGEEEGNAFTDQNLGADSVIIRMRPRRWLSTDYSKE; this comes from the coding sequence ATGCCGACGATGTCCAGCGCTGAACGAGAAGCTTTCCTTGCCGATGTCCAGATCGGGGTGATCGCGGTCGAGCGTCCCGACCGAGCACCATTGGCGGTGCCAGTCTGGTACGGGTACCAGCCCGGCGGCGACGTGGTGCTGTGGACTGAACGCGACAGCGTAAAGGAGAAACTGATCCGCGCGGCCGGGCGGTTCTCGATCGCTGTCCAGGACGAACAGCCACCGTACCGATACGTCACCGCGGAAGGCGACGTAACCGCGATCGAACCCGCTCAGGACGACGAAGCGCGCGCGATCGCGGTCCGCTATCTGGGTGAGGAGGAAGGCAACGCATTCACCGATCAGAATTTGGGCGCGGACTCGGTCATCATTCGGATGCGTCCCAGGCGGTGGTTGAGCACCGACTACTCCAAGGAGTAG